A stretch of the Candidatus Methylomirabilota bacterium genome encodes the following:
- a CDS encoding DJ-1/PfpI family protein — MEKWSVGILIFDGVELLDFAGPFEVFSRTRLVPGADSRRSEESAPFQVFTVAKARAFVTTTGGLQVIPRHAFAEAPRIDLLVVPGGFGTRGLLHDAATLDWIRRVAAEARQVTSVCTGSLLLAKAGLLEGRRATTHWNALDLLESLHAGLTVDREQRVVDDGIISSAGVASGIDMAFYVVEKLFGREVADETARFIEYRRDAGVALRASAGAAR; from the coding sequence ATGGAGAAGTGGAGCGTCGGCATCTTGATCTTCGACGGGGTGGAGCTCCTGGACTTCGCGGGTCCATTCGAGGTCTTCTCGCGGACCCGGCTGGTGCCGGGCGCGGACTCGCGCCGCTCCGAGGAGAGCGCCCCGTTCCAGGTCTTCACGGTGGCCAAAGCGCGCGCCTTCGTGACCACCACCGGTGGTCTCCAGGTCATCCCGCGCCATGCGTTCGCCGAGGCTCCCCGGATCGACCTCCTGGTCGTCCCGGGGGGCTTCGGTACTCGCGGCCTCCTGCACGACGCGGCCACTCTCGACTGGATCCGCCGGGTCGCGGCCGAGGCGCGGCAGGTCACGTCGGTGTGCACGGGGTCGCTGCTCCTGGCCAAGGCGGGGCTCCTCGAGGGCCGGCGGGCGACCACTCACTGGAACGCGCTCGATCTCCTCGAATCGCTCCATGCGGGCCTCACCGTGGATCGAGAGCAACGCGTCGTCGACGATGGGATCATCAGCTCGGCTGGCGTGGCCTCGGGGATCGACATGGCCTTCTACGTGGTCGAGAAGCTGTTCGGCCGGGAGGTCGCCGACGAGACCGCCCGGTTCATCGAGTACCGGCGCGACGCCGGCGTGGCCCTTCGGGCCTCGGCCGGCGCCGCCCGTTGA
- a CDS encoding OB-fold domain-containing protein, whose product MGDLRVEYRGMMLIVPESDSEWHGYFEAARAGRLVVRRCDDCGLLRYPPGAGCPWCGSLGWRWQPVSGRGTIYSYEIVVHAIQPGFRDFTPYPVVIVELDEQRGTPTPDDGVRLVANLVTHDFRPERESAVAIGARVEVVFQPIAPDFVLPQFRLSAEPASGRLWRMPAP is encoded by the coding sequence GTGGGCGACTTGCGCGTCGAGTACCGCGGGATGATGCTGATCGTCCCCGAGAGCGACTCGGAGTGGCACGGGTACTTCGAGGCGGCCCGGGCCGGCCGGCTGGTCGTCCGCCGGTGCGACGACTGCGGCCTCCTCCGCTACCCCCCCGGCGCCGGCTGCCCGTGGTGCGGGTCCCTCGGGTGGCGCTGGCAGCCGGTGAGCGGCCGGGGGACCATCTATTCCTACGAGATCGTCGTCCACGCCATCCAGCCGGGATTCCGCGACTTCACGCCCTACCCCGTGGTCATCGTGGAGCTCGACGAGCAGCGCGGGACCCCGACTCCGGACGACGGGGTTCGCCTGGTGGCGAACCTCGTGACGCACGATTTCCGGCCCGAGCGCGAGTCGGCCGTCGCCATCGGGGCTCGAGTCGAGGTCGTCTTCCAGCCGATCGCGCCCGACTTCGTGCTCCCGCAGTTCCGTCTGTCGGCCGAGCCAGCCTCGGGGCGGCTCTGGCGCATGCCCGCCCCGTGA
- a CDS encoding DUF1328 domain-containing protein, whose protein sequence is MLSWALTFLIVAIIAGLLGFSGVAGTAAWMAHVLFVLFLVLFLVSLVVGRRRVPPPPV, encoded by the coding sequence ATGCTGAGCTGGGCGCTGACATTCCTGATCGTGGCGATCATCGCCGGTCTGCTGGGCTTTTCCGGCGTGGCGGGCACCGCCGCCTGGATGGCTCACGTTCTGTTCGTGCTGTTCCTCGTCCTGTTCCTGGTCTCCCTGGTCGTGGGCCGCAGACGAGTGCCTCCTCCTCCCGTGTGA
- a CDS encoding SDR family NAD(P)-dependent oxidoreductase — MSLQDKVAIVTGGAGALGRAVIIGFLEDDALVAATDRDASRLSILSADLTPGGRDRFFGVSVDVTVEESVRELVADVIAQAGRLDILVNVVGGYTPGDLLATDEPTWDRMMTINLKSTYLCCRAALPALIAGGGGRIINVAARSVVPPVGGSLAYTVAKSGVIALTQALAHEARPHRITVNAVLPSTLDTWANRKAMPDADTSSWVTPESVARAIRFLASDAAADVTGTLLLI; from the coding sequence GTGAGCCTCCAAGACAAGGTCGCCATCGTCACCGGCGGCGCCGGCGCTCTCGGGCGGGCCGTGATCATCGGCTTTCTCGAGGACGACGCCCTGGTGGCGGCGACCGACCGGGACGCGAGCCGGCTCAGCATCCTGTCGGCCGACCTCACCCCCGGCGGTCGGGACCGGTTCTTCGGAGTGAGTGTGGACGTGACCGTCGAGGAGAGCGTGCGCGAGCTGGTCGCCGACGTCATCGCCCAGGCCGGGCGCCTCGACATCCTGGTCAACGTCGTGGGGGGCTACACCCCGGGGGACCTGCTCGCCACGGACGAGCCGACCTGGGACCGCATGATGACGATCAACCTGAAGAGCACCTACCTGTGCTGCCGAGCCGCGCTCCCGGCTCTCATCGCGGGCGGCGGGGGTCGCATCATCAACGTGGCCGCCCGCTCGGTCGTCCCGCCCGTCGGCGGGTCCCTGGCCTACACGGTGGCGAAGTCCGGGGTGATCGCCCTCACCCAGGCGCTGGCGCACGAAGCCCGGCCCCACCGCATCACCGTCAACGCGGTCCTGCCCAGCACGCTCGACACCTGGGCGAACCGGAAGGCGATGCCCGATGCCGATACCTCGAGCTGGGTGACGCCGGAATCGGTCGCCCGGGCGATCCGCTTCCTCGCCTCCGACGCCGCGGCCGACGTCACCGGCACGCTTCTCCTGATCTAG
- a CDS encoding UGSC family (seleno)protein — MSAEFLDPTDSVAVPRRRAPRPSSLDGQVVALLDISKPKGSFFLDRIEELLRAGSRPKAILRLAKPTFAKPAPDALRQDLLASADLVIEALADUGSCTTCSVHDSVFFEDHGKPTATIITTEFVRAAHAQAEALGLPSYQPVVIPHPIQPLLGDEVRALADKAWQEIQARLTQG, encoded by the coding sequence ATGTCCGCCGAGTTCCTGGACCCGACCGATTCGGTGGCGGTGCCCCGCCGCCGCGCGCCGCGCCCGTCGAGCCTCGACGGCCAGGTCGTCGCGCTGCTCGACATCTCGAAGCCCAAGGGAAGCTTTTTCCTCGACCGGATCGAGGAGCTCCTGCGGGCCGGGTCGCGCCCCAAGGCGATCCTGCGCCTGGCCAAGCCGACGTTCGCCAAGCCGGCGCCCGACGCCCTCCGCCAGGATCTCCTCGCGTCCGCCGACCTCGTCATCGAGGCGCTGGCTGACTGAGGGTCGTGCACCACGTGCAGTGTGCACGACAGCGTCTTCTTCGAGGACCACGGCAAGCCGACCGCGACCATCATCACGACCGAGTTCGTCCGGGCCGCGCACGCCCAGGCCGAGGCGCTCGGGCTTCCGAGTTACCAGCCCGTCGTGATCCCGCATCCCATCCAGCCGCTCCTCGGCGATGAGGTCCGCGCGCTGGCCGACAAGGCGTGGCAGGAGATCCAGGCCCGGCTGACCCAGGGCTGA
- a CDS encoding MFS transporter encodes RPALGISLGLQALSFAGLTLPTGAPSLLAAAAVYGFAYGAVTALMPAIVTDFFGPAHAGSLVGLIFGIAGPTAALGPVLGGWIFDVTGSYAWAFGGAAALNVVSLALLAAFARPPADAASEVR; translated from the coding sequence GCGGCCGGCGCTCGGCATCTCCCTCGGACTCCAGGCGCTCTCCTTCGCGGGCCTGACGCTGCCCACCGGGGCGCCGAGCCTCCTGGCCGCGGCCGCGGTCTACGGGTTCGCCTACGGCGCCGTCACCGCGCTGATGCCGGCTATCGTCACCGACTTCTTCGGCCCCGCCCACGCGGGCAGCCTGGTGGGGCTGATCTTCGGGATCGCGGGACCGACGGCCGCCCTCGGCCCCGTGCTGGGAGGGTGGATCTTCGACGTGACCGGGAGCTACGCCTGGGCGTTCGGCGGCGCGGCGGCGCTCAACGTCGTGTCGCTGGCGCTGCTGGCCGCCTTCGCCCGACCACCGGCGGACGCGGCCTCTGAGGTAAGATAG